TTGCTGATGGTTAGCAGTGAAAAGCCGGTGAACCCGTCGCCGAATGAGCAATTAGCGTTTGGATAGCAATAATCCGGGAAAGTGAGTTCGATATATTTAATACCAGAAACACCATTATCGCCTGAGTAATTTAAAGCCAGTGTGGTGACGTGCCCGGCAGGAATATCTTCATCGGCCGTCATGGAAAATGTGGCTGAACCGGATTGGTTGATCATCAGATTCCCAAAGGACTGAGGATTCGTTGTTAAAATGGTAATATTTGGATCTGCTGTTGAAAGAGAGCCCATTACGTTGAGTGCATCTTCGGTACCGATATTTTTAAGCACGATGTCGATATCAGCCGTTTCGCCCGGGTCAAGCTGGCCGTTATTGTTACCGGTTGGGTCGTTGATCATGTATTCGGTAAGCAAAATATAGGGACCATTGATCGAACTCAGCGCCTGAATGGCATCGAGGTCGAAACCGGCGCCATTCACGGTTGCTGATCCGTCGCCATCGTCCACAATTTTAAAATAACGCGCTTCAGTTAGTGCTGTTCCGGAAAAGTCGAAAGAGGATGTACCATTTCCTTCGCCAACAAAAACCCAGGGGCCATCCATTGTCGCTCCGGCATACAAAACAAAAACCTCCGGTGAACCGTCGCCTTCAAATACAATGATGTCGTCACCCTCGCCATCTACTACCAGTTCCTGCATATCGAAGACCATCCATCCATTTTTGCCTAATGAATAATAGAGCCCGTCAGGTGGTCCTATTACCTCCCATGATTTGCCAGGATCAGCCATGTTTCCGCCTGGGATCCTTGTAGCACAAACCCTGAAAATGCTGTGGTGCTGCTCCGGCTCCAGTTCAATATTTACATTTGTATAGGATAAATTTGTTACTGAAATATTGTTGATTAGTTTGGTTTGGTATCCGTTGGCTTTTACTTTGATGTTGTAAGTGCCGGCCACCATAAATTTATGGAAGTCACCGCCAGTTTTGTTGGAATAGCAGGGGAGTGTATTCCCGATATAAACAGTTGCCCGGACAGGTTCACCGGTGATTGCATCAGTAATGGTTCCGCCAACACCATATCCGGAGTATTCGATCATTTTGACCATCGAAGGGAGGTTGATGTTGAAATAATACATGAGTTGAGATGGCGGCGGTTGCTTGTTTGACGATAGTTCCATGACAATGCCATGCGAACCCATTACCCCATAAAAAGACTCTGCAGTAGACCCCGTTGTTGGATAAAGGGAAGTTCCCGGCCCGCTTTCCAGATTCGTGTATCCGGAGTTGGTTACGTAAACGTTGGCCAATGTGGTCACCTGGTTGTAATCCGGGCATTGATCGGTGCGGAAGTACCATGGATAAAGAAAAAGTTCGATACCACTATGGTAAGTGACGTGGATATTGAACTCGTTTTCATAAAACATTTGCCTTAACGCTTTGGATTCAGGTTGCGAATAGACACCCGGGCTGCTTCCTTCGCCATCCCACAGATAACCGGCATCACGATTCAGATCAATACCATTGGCGTTATAACGGTTCATATTGACTCTGCCATCGGGGTTGACCAGCGGGAAAATCCATACTTCCCTCGTGTTCAATAAATTGATGATTTCGGGATTAATACTGTATTGCTGGCATAGCCAACGGGCAAATCGGATCATGTTTTCACCACCGCCAATCTCATCGCCATGGATATTTCCGTCAAATGCGACTTTTGGGCGACTGTTGTACTGGTTAACATTTTGCGTAATGGTAAGCGCCGATAGTTCCCTTCCCTGAACCGACTGACCATAAACTGTCTTTTTTACCAAATCGGGAAGCGCCGCAACCAGGCTGTCCATCAGTGCAATGATTTCCTGGTAGTTGTGATAAGCTTCGCGGGTTTCCCAGAAATCTTTGTAATAATCGTTTAGGTTATCTTTGGTAACCTCAAATCTTAACCCTGTCTGTTCAATCTTTTTTAATTCGGCAGGAGTGACATACATTAAGGCATATTCCCGGTAAATATCGCCGTTCAGTCGCAGATCACCGAGCAATTTTGCATCTTCCCTCGAATTCAGGCTTACTTTTATTTCCATCTCCAAAGGCCGCCAGCCCTGCGCCGTTAAAGTCATTGCGAAAAGCGTGAATACAGTAATGAAAAGTGTGATTTTTTGAGTAAAAGTAGAGCATTTCATTGTTGTGATTTAAGTTAAATGAGTTCCTGATTTCAATTTTGACGCTAAAGTAGTGCCTTTTTTAAGAATGCCATTTAAATATCAAAGCAGGTAAAAATTACGAGCCTGTCTTAACAGTCCATTTTAAACCCAGAACGTTGAAAATATAACAGGAAGATTGTTGAGACTGCCTTTTCGTTTATTATGGTAACTGGTAATACAACCCTGCACCTGGTCCCAGCGGCAGCCCGAGAAAAATCCACGCAATGAGGAGCAGACACCATACAATCAGGAATGCAATTGAATAGGGTATCATTGTTGCAATGAGGGTGCCGATTCCGGCATTTTTATCATATTTATGGAAGAAAGCGATGATCAGGGCAAAAAAGCTCATCATGGGGGAGATCACATTGGTGACGCTGTCGCCGATACGAAACACCACCTGAGATAGTTCCGGGGAGTAGCCCATAAACATAAACATCGGGATGAAGACGGGCGCCATGATTGCCCATTTGGCTGATGCGCTGCCCATCAGCATATTAATTCCTGCTGAGAGA
This genomic stretch from Bacteroidales bacterium harbors:
- a CDS encoding T9SS type A sorting domain-containing protein encodes the protein MKCSTFTQKITLFITVFTLFAMTLTAQGWRPLEMEIKVSLNSREDAKLLGDLRLNGDIYREYALMYVTPAELKKIEQTGLRFEVTKDNLNDYYKDFWETREAYHNYQEIIALMDSLVAALPDLVKKTVYGQSVQGRELSALTITQNVNQYNSRPKVAFDGNIHGDEIGGGENMIRFARWLCQQYSINPEIINLLNTREVWIFPLVNPDGRVNMNRYNANGIDLNRDAGYLWDGEGSSPGVYSQPESKALRQMFYENEFNIHVTYHSGIELFLYPWYFRTDQCPDYNQVTTLANVYVTNSGYTNLESGPGTSLYPTTGSTAESFYGVMGSHGIVMELSSNKQPPPSQLMYYFNINLPSMVKMIEYSGYGVGGTITDAITGEPVRATVYIGNTLPCYSNKTGGDFHKFMVAGTYNIKVKANGYQTKLINNISVTNLSYTNVNIELEPEQHHSIFRVCATRIPGGNMADPGKSWEVIGPPDGLYYSLGKNGWMVFDMQELVVDGEGDDIIVFEGDGSPEVFVLYAGATMDGPWVFVGEGNGTSSFDFSGTALTEARYFKIVDDGDGSATVNGAGFDLDAIQALSSINGPYILLTEYMINDPTGNNNGQLDPGETADIDIVLKNIGTEDALNVMGSLSTADPNITILTTNPQSFGNLMINQSGSATFSMTADEDIPAGHVTTLALNYSGDNGVSGIKYIELTFPDYCYPNANCSFGDGFTGFSLLTISNMNNGCSPNGYGDFTNLSTTLEPGQSYTVSWQTGYNDQEACLWIDLNSDKEFDADELLINDFNMASSGTIYTTNFTVPESVMPGEKRLRIRANWQNSAANPCSNFTYGETEDYTVIIEGEILIANFTADITEFCLEGEVHFSDNSTGTVTAWNWEFPGGEPSTSSEANPVIFYDTPGSYDVTLTVTGEQTNHTVVKPGFISVHSLPVVVFAEIPDQCLNYPPFELTGGSPAGGSYSGPGVVEGWFSPEIAGLGLHMLTYTYTDQNGCENSAEQNVLVDECTGIEEYGRNFSIFPNPGKGDFFVIPDFTIQNSVIKIFNNSGETVFCMTEVNLVSNEAFRLDLKHVPSGVYLLQIGNDTRTQKLIIK